CATCACCAGTGCTGTCACATCACGCAAGGCTTGATGTCCTGATAGGCGACTTGTTGGTGATGATAGTAAGAGCCGCTTCCAGGTGAATGCATAGTTGAAGATGTCATGGCGTTGAAAGAGAAGACGAACTCCTTCCGGTCGCACATGCTGGGAGATTGGGAATGGTACCTGGGAATACCTACGGGGAGAAAACCACACAAATCCTCGTTAGGTTACTAAAGGGCatgaggttatttatttatttatttatttatttatttaaataatatataaaatcagagTAGTAAATAGTCCAAATTACGTAAAGGCATTTGGGTAGTATCCAAATTTTGGGTAAGAAAATCTGTAGAGTTAAAttagaatgaaatctttaaattagAATGAAATATTTGATTCCTTATATGAATATCATGAGTGTTGGTTTAGCATTATGATTCAGGAGGATAATATTAGcgtgactaataataataataataataataataataataataataataataatctcttattattattactactattatctttgtttttgtattattattattattgttatcattattattattattattattattattattattattgcctgCATTTTCGActtagggaaagatcaagttcatcttctttttttatgttcttatacttcttttttttttaaacacgaaTATAGATCTCTGTGGACTATCGACATTTTGAATCAAAATGTTGCTGCTGTGTTTAATCTGAACATTTCACGACAACACATTAAAGCTGTTGTTTTAAACACCCAAAGTCTGGTTTGTGCCAAATGCGATGCAACGCTGGAGGAATGTGCGAACTTTAAATTGATCCCGGTGCTGATGGTGGATGGGATTCTAAAGCCGCTGGTTTCATGTAGCATTTAATGACACCTGCATCTATTTTGGCGAGCCTGATTACACCGCCTGCAGGGAGTGAGTGTGGAAGGGCTGGATGGTTGACTTCAGGGTGGGAGATCTTCCTCTTAATTGACAGCGCCGTGCTCGCACGCGATTCCCACCGGACCCGGGGCCGCGCGCCCTGCTGGACTATTGTCTGTAAATTGGCACCGTTTTAAAGCTGAGTCCCGGAAGAGATGTGAGCTACCCTCTGCGGGCCTTCACTAACCACCCTCAAGAAATGACGCGCAAGAGAGCATCAAAGTTTTAATTAACTAGGACAAAAGTCCTATGCgcaatagattttatttataggACATGATCTCGGAATTAAATTGCTTTTATAGCACAGCTTTAAGGAGCTTTAAGCATGCGTTTTCCAGAGAATAATTgcaaatacagattttttttttttttagtgctaaTAAATTTGCTTCATACTAAACAGTGCTATAAAGTATTTCTAAGTGACGTACAtgctggattttatttatttatttatttatttatttagtcctTTTTCctcattagtttttttttttttttgtaaataaattttaccTTGTAGGTCGGTCGTGCTGTGTCCATTCTGGTGCAGATATGACTGGTCCAGAGAGTGTGTCGGTAAGCTCGGCTGTAAAGGATTTGCGCCGGGGTTGCACGGAGACAGTGGCTGCTGTTTAATGTAAGACCCTCCGTTATTAAGGGAAGCTGACGGCGCGGGCGCCCACGCCGAGGTCGTGCTCGAGTAAACGGGATGCGGCTCCATGACTCCGCCGCCGGACAGCAGGGGCGAGGCTGAGTTGTCGTGGTGGGGATACTCGCTCCCCGTGGATCCCGTACAGTTCCCCATGTAGGAATGTCCACTGTTGGCCGACAGATGAGACATGGAGTGTCCCGCCAGGCCCATTCCCTCCATGTTACCTGCCAAATGTCCGTTCATCATCCCAATCCCGCTCTCTAAAGATAAACTATTTGGCGGGCAAGACAGGCCTCCGCCGCTGCCCTGGAAGTTGTAAGACTCGGGTAGGTGGTTGAACCCGAGGCCGTTCATCATGCTGTACATGGACGGCTTGAGCGCCTGACATTTGCGCCGGAATCCGCGTGGTCTGCGCCGAAAAGAGCCCTCCTCGAACATGAACTCGCTCGCAGGGTCGATGGTCCAGTAGTGGCCCTTCCCTGGCCGCCCGAGCCCTTTGGGCAGCTTAATGAAGCACTCGTTTAAGGACAAGTTGTGGCGCACGGAGTTTTTCCAGCCCTGGTAAGAGCCGCGGAAGAACGGGAAGCGGCTCTGGAGGAACTGGTAGATCTCGCTGAGTGTAAGACGCTTCGTCGGAGAGCTCTGGATGGCCATGACGATGAGCGCGATGTACGAGTACGGCGGCTTCTCAGGACGTCGGATGCCGGCGTTTGTCTTTTTGGCTTTGGTGGTGGAGGAGGCCGCGTCCATGGCCGCCGATTGAGCGTGCGCTTTCTCGGGCGCGGACATCGGGCTGCTTTGGGCAGGCGGCTgcacggaaggctgctggacctcGGCCGTCATCAGTTCTGTGCGCTCGACACggctttgctttttatttatttattttttttaagaaaggaAAATCCTCCACCTGTAGCGATATCGCCGAAAGTTCTGAAACCAGCGATCAACCAGATCGTGTCAtgacccacaaaaaaaaaaaaaaatcctgacgCTCCAAGAAAGACAAGCGCGCCGTGGACAAGCTGTCGCGTGTAGTTCGGTAGCTTCACTGTCCTCGAGCTGGAAAAGTCCTGTAATGGCACTGTCCACAGTTAACACAGACAGGGAGCTTCTCATACGGCTTCGGTTCCGTCTGGTCTCGTTCGCTTTGCAGATCGCCCTTTACTTATCTGTGGCCATCAGCGCCTAGCCAAGCTCTTGACCATCATGAAGACGTCATGAAGCGCGTAAGGGACCGCCCAGTCTCCGCCCCTTTTCTTCCCCACGCCACGGGGTGGGCTCACACCAACATCTGGCATCTCTGCGTAAAGTTTTCTCCTGTTAGAGAACCGCTTGTCTGTTTGCATGTATATAATAGCACAAAATAAAGAGTGCATATGAATTTTATTAGTCAGTCTCATTAGTCagatgtaatatatatatattttagttttttaggCTTAAACAATCAATGCCTATACTTAATATATGTGCCATAATTTAtgcttattcattttaatatttcttttcttatcaCTATATTAAAATAGCTTTTATATAGTCgttgtgtattattttctgtttaattacaTGAATACATCATTTTGTTTGTCATTGTCAGAGCTTGTCATCACACATGggaatttttcatatttatttctaccctgagtttttttttttttttaaatctgtaataaTGCATGAAATATGCATGCaatgttaaaaaatgcatttttgttaaaaagtgaaaatgctaCCCGTATTCACAGGAGCACACGGTCCGATTTCTTTTTAAGACAGACAGGAACATGGGCAGGATGTTTATACTgtcaaatgtaaacattttctctggccttctttaaataaaaaatcaagcAAAAAGCCCCACAAGAGCTGCTAATACCCATTCTGAGGCTATGCGTCCGTTTTATGCGGCGCAAACTATTAGTGAATCTTAGTTTTAACATAAATGTAGAGATGAAGCCGTACACAGTTCTGACTGAaggacttttttaaaaagctggGACTCAGATCTGCACTTGCTTCCAGAAACTTTGCTATATGAAGACGGCTAATCGGTGAGTCAAGGCAAGTCAGTTTCACTTGTCACATGAATTCGGGCTAGTAATAGATGTGAAAATGAGCAGCAATATTCTGAACATTATATGGTTTATCTTTATGAAACGCAGTGATACAGATAGATGCAGATAAACTGAGGATAACTAACCGGCAAAATAAATCATGAGAATAAAATCTATAAGTTTATTATAAATAGCTTATCTGCTTTATAATTTCCTGGACCTAGGGATATGGTGAGTGAAACAAAAACCTGTGtattaactcttttttttctggctgtGTGTGCGTAGTCTGGGTGAGCTGTGATCCGATTTTCGGCAAAAAGCACACAGCTGCACAGCAATAGCCTAGCCTTaaccttgcaaaaaaaaaaaaaaaaaaacatggaatttCAGGTTGCTTCACCAATAATACTTCCACTAAgattccatatatatatatatatatatatataaactatatagactatattctatttattttagatattttatatctatattctatttatatagTATCTTATTATAGTATCTTATTATAGACTTGCTATGCACACCTTTTTGTACAGAATTAAATTCAGTAAACTGGTACTTTTTGCCTTGAAGCAAACCCTTTGCTACATTTCACATAGTGCATGACGTCGTCTAGTGACCCGCGATTATGTagggttaaataaaaatatacaaccCCCTGTCGCCACCGACAAGCCATTAAGGCTGAAGCAAGCCTCAGGCACTCGCTGTTGTGACCGAAACCCAAGTAACGGAGTGTATATTGATAGAACCGGACTCCACGTCCTCCGCGCAGGGCGCATTTATCAGCGCGCGGACCACCCAGCGTGTAAACccgggaaagagagagagagagagagagagagagaaagagagagagagagagagagagagagagacagggcgcGCGCGCACCCGTCCGTTCTCTTCCCCGCTGCGTTTAATTAACGTTGATGACTTCATTGATTTGTGCAGTTCTGTGCGTTCTCTATACCGCCAGCCTTTATTTTCACACTGCAGAACTACAGCACGCGCTCACCACTGAATACCACATCAAAACAGCGCGCACTATAGAGACCAGATAACCTTAATTACTGTTACTTTAGTTTTTGACTCTACTGTTTAGTACACGTTCTGCTGATCTTCTCTGACATGCCTCCCATGTCCTAATATCCGCTTCTGATGTTTAcctgactgactgacacacacacacacacacacacacacacacacacactcacacaggtagCCTATAATCTCAACCAATCAATGAATTTTATCAATTAAACATTGGACCTAAATATAATTCTTTCTTTTATGTATATTCTCTAGAAACTTTGTGTACTCCGCTCAACCTTTACTACACCCactataataaaatatcagaatTTGCTTACTATCAATTTACCCAATTTATAGTGTCTCCATATAGATAATTCACATTGTATTTATAGTTTACAAACATATAAcctattattattgctatacacacacctttctGTACATAGAATTATTGAGAAGGTTACAGAATGGATCCTCTATGAATATATTTGTTTctataatatttatgcatatttttattAGATCATGTAGTGATGCTGTGTCGATTCATCTAcgtatttatgtttaaaatggaTCACAGGGActctactactacaactactactgctaataataataataataataataataataataataataatattaagagCTTTTCTTTGCTTTAGTTCTCGCCAGGCTGTCTCTTTAACCACAGCTCCAAGCGCGTTAGGTTAGGCGCACACCCACTTCATCCAGAGCGCACATTTTCCATGACGTTCTCCAGTGAAATATTTGACAGCATGTAGAGATTCACCTCATGCTCACGCTGGAGTCCTGCATGCTCGCATACTTAGTTTCTGAGCAACGCATGATATGCAAGTGAGACCCGAAATTCCTTGCTCAGTGCATCCCAAACAGCTTAGCCACCCATTCCTTAGGCAAAAATGCCTGCATGTTGCAGACCTACCCTTCTTCAGTTCTCCAGGTTAAACAAGAAGTGTTGTCTGAATTATTATTTTCGGTTATGATTCCTAAGTAACCAGAAAACATAACGCACTGAATATTACCCAACTACAGCACGCGCGGAAATTACAGTGAATTAAAAGCAACGCTGCgcatttaaatgaaatggtTGCGTATAGCCTATACTGCATTGTTCATAATTCTAAGGATAACCTGCACTGTCTGTTATCTCTGAATCTAATACTAGGACTTCACCTAGCTGGACTGACATTCCCATAGCCATATAACATGATATTATAACAGTGTTTATAGTCGGATCTTTCTTTCCGTCACTTTGTCAGTCCAAAAATATCTGCTGTCAATCCTATCTTTGTTATTGTGCACGTGCGCTGAACAGACACTTCAGTTCCAGCGAATCAAACATGTAACATGCACAAActgtttaaattataaataaataaataaataaataaaacagcaagtGGACAAGACATAACAATAAAAAGATTTGCACTCAATTTTCGAGTGAagataaaagtgaaaaaaaagtgcacGTTTCttcaaaatctatttatttgctACTGGGCTAAGCAGCAGTTGCAATCCACTTCTGttctaaaatgaaattaaacaaaagttTGAATTGTCcctgaaaggagaaaaaaaatgaaagtgtcacgtcacgcacagagagagagaaggagagatctCGACTGCGCGCTCGGAGGCCATGAGGTTCACCAAAAGGGTGCAATggaaatgtttgaaaagtcCCATGACAGACTGATCCGTCAAATGAATGTCTGCTTGCTGGGCCACAAGTTCACTCTTGTTTGACATTGTGGCCAAACTCGAAATGTGCAAAATGGAGCCAATGCTAAAAGTGGTTTgattagtgtaaaaaaaaaaaatctagatgtGTTATTAATAgatggattttaaaatgttcatttctgCAGATGAGGTTTATAGATATAGATTTGTCTCATACACAAAATacgtggattttttttttcttgcttggaGCCTCTGCACCAGAAATAATCTCCTAAACATCCTAAACATATCCTATACATCAAGATCACTGGAGAGTAGTGTGCATGTACATGTAGCCTGGCAGCTCATGAagcacacagtgtttttttggATACTAGATTTGGAGAGTTCACTAACACGTGATCGCGCGCAA
The genomic region above belongs to Pangasianodon hypophthalmus isolate fPanHyp1 chromosome 6, fPanHyp1.pri, whole genome shotgun sequence and contains:
- the foxf1 gene encoding forkhead box protein F1, with amino-acid sequence MTAEVQQPSVQPPAQSSPMSAPEKAHAQSAAMDAASSTTKAKKTNAGIRRPEKPPYSYIALIVMAIQSSPTKRLTLSEIYQFLQSRFPFFRGSYQGWKNSVRHNLSLNECFIKLPKGLGRPGKGHYWTIDPASEFMFEEGSFRRRPRGFRRKCQALKPSMYSMMNGLGFNHLPESYNFQGSGGGLSCPPNSLSLESGIGMMNGHLAGNMEGMGLAGHSMSHLSANSGHSYMGNCTGSTGSEYPHHDNSASPLLSGGGVMEPHPVYSSTTSAWAPAPSASLNNGGSYIKQQPLSPCNPGANPLQPSLPTHSLDQSYLHQNGHSTTDLQGIPRYHSQSPSMCDRKEFVFSFNAMTSSTMHSPGSGSYYHHQQVAYQDIKPCVM